The following are encoded together in the Triticum dicoccoides isolate Atlit2015 ecotype Zavitan chromosome 6B, WEW_v2.0, whole genome shotgun sequence genome:
- the LOC119324619 gene encoding F-box protein At5g03970-like, with the protein MSCDEMSRRRPRSPPPVPPLDDDNLLSEILLRLPPDPSSLPRASLVSKRWLGLVSDPGFSRRFRLHHRGNPPLLGFFDPLHFVPTMDPPNRVPDGRFSLCPDGKDWGGIFMPLGSRHGLLLVFHLSRKLLLVSDPFNVDQHRLAVPPEFDMESARFSGAVFRATGDILHFQVVLVTTETDEQQHTRVIARVYSSETGGWGDRISTPLPSKLPTKSRMDFTMGVLVGHSLYWLFNDRSATAEILDGILEFDLERQILAVKPVPVDILKKNIYQFQVMRADGGGLGILFLSNFSAQLWKMETDSDGVASWVLGKTVELDKLLSLNTEDGESLILQGFAEYNNVVFLRTHTNLFTIQLESLQFKKVFKPNFMTHYHPFESVYAAGTGIGGGHDGAELLRNT; encoded by the coding sequence ATGAGCTGTGACGAGAtgagccgccgccgcccacgcTCGCCGCCGCCGGTGCCGCCGCTGGACGATGACAACCTtctctccgagatcctcctccgcctcccacCAGATCCGTCCTCCCTCCCTCGCGCCTCCCTCGTCTCCAAGCGCTGGCTCGGTCTTGTCTCCGACCCCGGCTTCTCCCGCCGCTTCCGGCTCCACCACCGCGGCAACCCTCCTCTCCTCGGTTTCTTCGACCCCTTGCACTTCGTACCTACAATGGATCCCCCCAATCGTGTCCCGGATGGCCGCTTCTCCTTGTGCCCAGACGGCAAAGATTGGGGCGGCATCTTCATGCCCTTGGGATCCCGCCATGGCCTCCTACTCGTCTTCCACCTTTCGCGGAAGCTGCTCCTGGTGTCGGACCCCTTCAACGTCGACCAGCACCGCCTTGCCGTTCCCCCGGAGTTCGATATGGAGTCGGCCCGGTTCAGCGGGGCGGTGTTTCGCGCCACCGGAGACATCCTACACTTCCAGGTGGTGTTGGTAACCACAGAGACAGACGAGCAGCAGCATACAAGGGTCATCGCCCGTGTTTACTCGTCGGAGACTGGAGGATGGGGCGATCGCATCTCAACACCACTACCATCCAAACTTCCCACCAAGAGTCGTATGGACTTTACTATGGGTGTGCTAGTTGGTCATTCCCTTTACTGGTTGTTCAATGATAGATCAGCAACAGCTGAAATTTTGGATGGCATCCTTGAGTTTGATTTGGAGAGGCAGATCCTAGCTGTGAAACCGGTGCCAGTGGATATTCTCAAGAAAAACATCTACCAATTCCAGGTTATGCGGGCAGATGGTGGTGGCCTTGGCATTCTCTTTTTGTCAAATTTCAGTGCCCAGTTATGGAAGATGGAGACTGATTCTGATGGCGTTGCTTCATGGGTTCTGGGAAAAACTGTTGAACTGGACAAGTTACTTTCCCTGAATACAGAAGATGGGGAGTCCCTGATTCTACAAGGGTTTGCTGAATACAATAATGTGGTGTTCCTACGGACACACACCAACCTCTTCACAATCCAGCTTGAGTCACTGCAGTTCAAGAAAGTTTTTAAACCCAACTTCATGACTCACTATCATCCGTTCGAAAGTGTCTATGCTGCAG